GGTCCTGGATATTGCCCAGAATGACTTCCTTCTTGCGCTGAAGCAAGTCCCACTCGGTCTCTTCGATAATCGAGGATTCCACTGCGTCGTCGCGTTTGAACAGGGGCAGACATATCGCGCCAAGCACCGCACTGCTGAGAATCCCGCAGAACAAATAGAGCATTTAGTCTTCCGGTGTGAATTTCTTGAGTTCTTCTTCGACCTTCTGTTTGTATTGCGCCAGGTCGACCGGCGCCGCTGGTTCGTTTGGCCGCAACGACCGGAAGCGGCGCAGAAAGAAGATGGCGGCCGCCAATCCGATTCCCAGCGCGGCAAAAGGCATCACCCACGCTGCCAGGTTAAAGCCGGAGGCCGGCGGAGCAGACAGCACGCTGGTGCCGTACTTATCGATGAAGTACTCGACCACGCCGTCGTCGGTGGTGCCCTGGTCGACTCTGTTCCCGATGTCTTTCAGCATCGCCTCGCGGCTGGGACAACCGATGTGGTTGCAGTTCATCAGGACCTGGTTGCATCCGCCGCACACGCACATGAACTTGGGCGTCAGCTCACGCATGCGCTCATTGCGGTCGGCCGTGAGGCCAACGGAAGTCAGAAGCAACAGGAAGACCAGGGGCGCAATGCGGACCGAGTACCTAAACATGACTCTCAACTGCCTTGGGCTCCTGTGCGATCTCTGCGTCGACCCGCCTGCGGATCACGGTTTTCTTGTTCGGCAGCAATGCCAACAGGGTTCCGGCGACAAGAACCATGCCGCCGATCCAGACCCAAGCCGTGAGCGGGTTATAGAAGACCTGGATAATGGCCTTCCTGCCGTCCGGGGTTGCGCCGGCGAACACCACATACACATCGCTTCGGTAGAAGTTATGTGGCGTGTCGTAAATGGCGACGACGCTCATGGGTTGCGGTTCGGTGCCGGCCGTGTAGATTCGGCGTTCCGGTTTCAGATTGGCGACCTTGGTTCCGTATTCATAGAGGCCAATGGTGGCCTGATTGGACGAGTAGTTGGGATCGTCCGCCGTGCCCAGCTTGTCCATGCGCAGCGTGTATTCGCGAATGTTCATCGTGTCGCCGATTCCCATGTCGGCCTGCGCGTCGGTGGTGAACGCCTGTCCCGACCAGCCGACGAAGAGCAGCACGAACCCGAAATGAACGATATAGCCGCCGTACCGCCGCGTATTGCGCAGCGTCAGGTTGACGACCGCTTCGATGAATCGCTCTCCCGTACCGACGGTTCGCGCCCTCGCGCCTTTATAGAATTCCCGGACGATCGTGGTGGCGACAAAGATCGACATCACCAGCGCCAGCCACGCGTAAAAATGGTGAATGCCCAGGACGTACATCACGACGCCGGAAACCAGCGCGAGAATCGCCGGCACCAGGAAGTTCCGCTTCAG
The DNA window shown above is from Terriglobia bacterium and carries:
- a CDS encoding cytochrome c-type biogenesis protein CcmH encodes the protein MFRYSVRIAPLVFLLLLTSVGLTADRNERMRELTPKFMCVCGGCNQVLMNCNHIGCPSREAMLKDIGNRVDQGTTDDGVVEYFIDKYGTSVLSAPPASGFNLAAWVMPFAALGIGLAAAIFFLRRFRSLRPNEPAAPVDLAQYKQKVEEELKKFTPED